The Cellulomonas oligotrophica sequence GACCCTGGCCTGGCCGCCGTCGAGGCCGAGTACTCGTTGCTGCAGCGCGGCGTCGAGCGCGAGGTCCTGCCGGCGTGCGCGGGCCTCGGCGCGGGGCTGCTGGCGTGGTCGCCGCTGGGCCGCGGGGTGCTGACGGGCAAGTACCGGCGCACGATCCCGTCGGACTCGCGGGCGGCGTCGGCGCACCTGGCGGGCTTCGTGCGCCCGTACCTGACGGCCGACGCGGCGGGTGTCGTCGACGCGGTCGCCACGGCGGCAGCGGGCCTGGAGCGCCAGCCCCTGGAGGTGGCCCTGGCCTGGGTGGTGGGCCGCCCGGGCGTGGCCTCGGCCCTCGTCGGGGCGCGGACGGCCGCGCAGCTGCGCGTGGCGCTGGGCGCGGACGACCTCGAGCTCCCGGACGAGATCGTCCGGGCGCTCGACGAGATCACCGCACCGACGCTGGGCTACCCCGAGCGGCTCGACCCGCGCTGAGCAGGCGCGGGCACGGCCGTCGCGGTCAGACCTGCTGCAGGTCCACGTCGTCGTCGAGGTCGTCCTCGTCGAGGTCGTCCTCGTCGAGGTCGTCGTCCTCGTCGTCCTCCTCCGCGAGGTAGAACGGCGTGGCCTCGCCGTGCACGGTCCCGAGCGCGTCGTCGTACACCTCGAACGCGTC is a genomic window containing:
- a CDS encoding primosomal protein, with the protein product MTVDPRAALDRLVAALEAHFNAVVARKGDDDPAVDDAYDVLADAFEVYDDALGTVHGEATPFYLAEEDDEDDDLDEDDLDEDDLDDDVDLQQV